From a region of the Synechococcus sp. PCC 7502 genome:
- a CDS encoding caspase family protein: MKLARRQLLQSIIAGFIGSQITIDQYADQVAWAADKYAQNLGQKTRRKLALLVGINQYDAKNEWLPLRGCVNDVELQKELLIHRFGFNPKDILILSDRQATRANIIDGIRSHLISQALLGDVVIVHFSGHGSQVQAQPSLVPVDGSFAAANETVNDITIPSLLLLLRAIAADKITCILDAGYSSLGNPILGNFRIRARPTRKEWQLSPEELALQDEFADKFPDIPSPTKPIKPIVLLKAATNEQVCVDANWNGFSSGLFTYTLTQQLWQMTSGTSLYTVLGNVVNTSDHLALPVKELNSAEKEVQAKQLKILSNYDLGDLFSKRNDQSADAFIQTVSSDRHTGEAWLGGIPLTSLENYGIGSVFSIIDDSNANVTSLVKVKSHNGLTAKVEAMTLGQVLQPDMLLQETIRVLPHNFKLVVALDAELSKIERIDATSALSALPFVIGVNATEQYADCLFGYQASSYGLFSVGRSPILGSFGAVGESVGTAIRRLQPQLESFLAAKLIHATTNQNSSLLNLKVSLEATSSNRIKMVAYQSTNLRTTESQESAFFNKCLTVGDRLSCRLENLTDELVHIVIFTFDARGKVMTPSFVTSPYANDSNIPPHQTLIIPEPITPFEWTVSAPQGLVDVQIIASRSPLSQTLSLLDRFSRQSPTGLVNVSDPLSVAKALLSDLHNQDSNYETSTEDAWVLGVGNWATIGFSYRVA, from the coding sequence ATGAAACTTGCACGAAGACAGTTGTTGCAGAGTATTATCGCTGGCTTTATAGGCAGTCAAATTACTATCGATCAATATGCAGACCAAGTGGCATGGGCTGCGGACAAATATGCTCAGAACCTAGGGCAGAAAACTAGACGCAAACTGGCATTACTTGTGGGGATTAATCAGTACGATGCCAAAAATGAATGGTTACCCCTGCGCGGTTGTGTCAATGATGTAGAACTACAAAAGGAACTGTTAATCCATCGGTTTGGATTTAACCCTAAAGATATTCTGATCCTGAGCGATCGCCAAGCTACTAGGGCAAATATTATTGATGGCATTAGGTCACATTTAATTTCCCAAGCACTTCTTGGTGATGTAGTCATCGTGCATTTTAGTGGGCATGGTTCCCAAGTTCAGGCTCAACCATCTTTAGTTCCTGTGGATGGTAGTTTTGCCGCCGCCAATGAAACCGTAAATGATATTACAATCCCAAGTCTTTTACTGCTATTACGGGCGATCGCCGCAGATAAAATCACTTGTATTTTGGATGCAGGTTACAGTAGTTTAGGAAATCCCATCCTTGGTAATTTTCGGATTCGAGCAAGACCAACCCGCAAAGAATGGCAACTTAGTCCAGAGGAACTAGCTTTACAAGACGAATTTGCTGATAAATTTCCTGATATACCCAGCCCAACTAAACCAATTAAACCTATAGTCTTGCTGAAAGCGGCAACTAATGAGCAAGTCTGTGTGGATGCTAACTGGAATGGATTTAGTAGTGGCTTGTTTACCTATACTTTGACGCAGCAGCTATGGCAAATGACTTCTGGAACTTCTCTATATACGGTTTTAGGTAATGTAGTTAATACCTCCGATCATCTGGCTTTACCAGTCAAAGAATTAAATTCTGCGGAAAAAGAAGTACAAGCCAAACAACTAAAAATCTTATCTAACTATGACCTTGGCGACCTATTTAGTAAGCGTAATGATCAATCAGCAGATGCTTTTATTCAAACAGTGAGTAGCGATCGCCATACAGGAGAGGCTTGGCTAGGTGGAATTCCCCTTACGTCCTTGGAGAACTATGGTATTGGTTCCGTGTTTAGTATCATTGATGACTCTAACGCCAATGTAACTAGTTTAGTTAAGGTCAAATCCCACAATGGTCTAACCGCAAAAGTTGAGGCTATGACCCTAGGGCAAGTTTTACAACCTGATATGCTGCTGCAAGAAACGATTAGAGTTTTACCCCATAATTTCAAGTTGGTTGTGGCTTTAGATGCAGAGCTTTCAAAAATTGAGCGCATAGATGCTACCAGTGCTTTGTCGGCTTTACCATTTGTTATTGGGGTTAATGCTACTGAACAATATGCAGACTGTTTATTTGGCTATCAAGCTTCCAGTTATGGTTTATTTTCGGTAGGGCGATCGCCAATTTTGGGGTCGTTTGGGGCTGTGGGAGAATCCGTAGGTACAGCTATTCGGCGACTGCAGCCTCAGCTTGAAAGCTTTTTAGCTGCCAAACTTATTCATGCAACTACTAATCAAAACTCTTCGCTTTTAAACCTAAAGGTTAGCCTAGAAGCAACTTCGAGTAATCGTATCAAAATGGTTGCCTATCAATCTACTAATTTACGAACTACTGAATCCCAAGAGTCTGCCTTCTTTAATAAATGTCTTACTGTGGGCGATCGCCTATCTTGTAGGTTGGAAAACTTAACCGATGAACTGGTGCATATCGTCATTTTTACCTTTGATGCTAGGGGAAAAGTCATGACTCCCAGTTTTGTTACAAGCCCCTATGCCAATGATAGTAATATTCCCCCCCATCAAACCCTGATTATTCCAGAGCCAATTACCCCCTTTGAATGGACTGTTTCCGCCCCCCAAGGTTTAGTAGATGTGCAAATTATCGCCAGCCGATCGCCTTTGTCTCAGACCCTCAGCCTTTTAGATCGATTTTCCCGTCAGTCTCCCACAGGGCTTGTCAATGTGAGTGATCCTCTGTCAGTGGCAAAGGCTTTACTATCAGATTTACATAATCAAGATTCTAATTATGAAACCAGTACGGAAGATGCTTGGGTACTAGGCGTGGGTAATTGGGCAACTATTGGTTTTAGTTATCGAGTGGCATAG
- the pheS gene encoding phenylalanine--tRNA ligase subunit alpha, protein MTADLDNLKLKLQSLSTDAAAAVAKVETAEQLEQVKVEFLGKKGVLPQLLGGMGKLSPEERPQIGAIANEVKQSLQNQLEEKRVAIQQAEIIARLESETLDVTMPAVIRSPQGRIHPLQSTIDRVLDILVGLGFTTAEGPEIETDYYNFEALNTPADHPARDMQDTLYLNNGKLLRTQTSSVQVRYMEANEPPFRIVCPGGRVYRKDEVDATHSPIFHQMELLAVEEGLTFGDLKGTVRTLLEELLGDRAVRFRPSYFPFTEPSAEVDVEWNGRWLEIGGCGMVDPNVFKSVGYDPEVVSGFAMGFGADRIAMVLHQIDDIRRLFTSDLRFLRQF, encoded by the coding sequence ATGACTGCTGATTTAGATAACTTAAAACTCAAACTCCAATCTTTATCTACCGATGCCGCCGCTGCCGTGGCAAAAGTGGAAACAGCAGAACAACTAGAACAGGTTAAGGTAGAGTTTTTAGGCAAAAAGGGTGTTTTACCGCAACTGTTAGGAGGAATGGGTAAGCTTTCACCTGAAGAACGTCCCCAAATCGGAGCGATCGCCAATGAAGTTAAGCAGTCTTTACAAAATCAGCTAGAGGAAAAGCGGGTAGCTATTCAGCAAGCAGAAATCATTGCCCGACTAGAATCAGAAACCTTGGATGTGACAATGCCCGCAGTGATTCGATCTCCCCAAGGTAGGATTCATCCATTACAAAGCACCATTGACAGAGTGCTAGATATACTAGTAGGGTTAGGCTTTACCACCGCCGAAGGCCCCGAAATCGAGACAGATTACTATAATTTTGAGGCTTTAAATACGCCTGCTGACCATCCCGCCCGTGATATGCAGGACACGCTCTATTTAAATAATGGTAAGCTCCTACGGACGCAAACCTCTTCTGTGCAAGTGCGGTACATGGAAGCGAATGAGCCACCGTTTCGGATTGTCTGCCCTGGTGGTCGAGTCTATCGCAAGGATGAGGTTGATGCTACCCATTCCCCGATTTTTCATCAAATGGAACTTTTGGCAGTGGAAGAAGGTTTAACCTTCGGTGATCTGAAAGGAACAGTTAGAACTTTATTAGAAGAATTACTAGGCGATCGGGCAGTGAGATTTCGTCCCAGCTATTTCCCGTTTACAGAGCCATCGGCAGAGGTAGATGTGGAGTGGAATGGACGTTGGCTAGAAATTGGTGGCTGCGGCATGGTTGATCCAAACGTATTCAAGTCCGTGGGCTATGATCCAGAGGTTGTATCAGGTTTTGCCATGGGGTTTGGTGCTGATCGCATTGCTATGGTGCTACACCAAATTGATGATATTCGCCGACTATTTACCAGTGACTTAAGGTTTTTACGCCAGTTTTAA
- a CDS encoding isoaspartyl peptidase/L-asparaginase, whose translation MQPKLIIHGGAGSTVESKGGLEAVRQSLYAVLNAVYPMLLNGESAIAAVVKGCELLENDPRFNAGTGSVLQSDGQIRMSASIMDGDRQSFSGVINTARVKNPIYLAQALQTSDDRVLSDQGSIELIRELGIPVYNPLTDQRLYEWIEERKTNFSRKMADVAMGTIGVVALDQNGKLCAGTSTGGRGFERIGRVSDSAMPAGNYATATAAVSCTGVGEDIIDECLAAKIVVRVTDGMSLQTAVDKSFAEAESRNRDFGAICIDVNGAIAWGKTTSVLFAAFHDGTKIGDTLV comes from the coding sequence ATTCAACCGAAACTCATTATTCATGGCGGGGCAGGCAGTACAGTGGAAAGTAAAGGGGGCTTAGAAGCAGTGCGTCAGTCCTTATATGCTGTTCTCAATGCGGTTTACCCAATGCTCTTAAATGGTGAAAGTGCGATCGCTGCTGTAGTCAAAGGGTGTGAACTCTTAGAAAATGATCCTCGGTTTAATGCTGGTACTGGCTCAGTTTTACAATCCGATGGACAGATTCGTATGAGTGCTTCGATTATGGATGGCGATCGCCAAAGCTTTAGCGGAGTGATTAATACAGCTAGGGTCAAAAATCCGATTTATCTGGCACAGGCACTACAAACTTCCGATGATCGGGTGCTTTCTGATCAAGGCTCCATCGAACTAATTAGGGAATTAGGCATACCAGTTTATAATCCCCTAACCGATCAACGCTTATACGAATGGATCGAAGAACGTAAAACTAATTTTTCTCGAAAAATGGCAGATGTAGCAATGGGAACAATTGGTGTGGTGGCATTAGATCAAAACGGGAAACTCTGTGCAGGTACATCCACAGGGGGAAGAGGATTTGAGCGCATTGGCAGAGTTAGTGATTCGGCAATGCCCGCAGGTAACTATGCGACAGCAACAGCAGCAGTAAGTTGTACAGGCGTGGGGGAAGATATTATTGATGAGTGCTTGGCAGCAAAAATTGTAGTCAGAGTTACCGATGGTATGAGCTTACAAACAGCAGTGGATAAATCCTTTGCAGAGGCTGAATCCAGAAACCGAGACTTTGGGGCAATTTGCATTGATGTGAATGGGGCGATCGCTTGGGGTAAAACGACCTCAGTTTTATTTGCGGCGTTTCATGATGGGACTAAAATCGGAGATACCTTGGTTTAA
- a CDS encoding S-layer homology domain-containing protein, translating into MSKFSNSILAASTLGALMYVPQVLAQSSNFNDIRGYWAEQYVTSLADRSIIGGFPDGTFKPSADITRAQFAAIAVKAFNLSSSSNNSNFNDVSPNYWASSAISAVSNSGLVTGFPDGTFRPEDRITRAQALVILAKALGNRFSPNPNELNRYSDRDAVPDWAADSVSKAASARIIANFPDSSRIAPNNLATRGEVAALIYQTIFRLGDRNLPAITIGTLDSSSVPVTSNLNINRIETNINSRQVLSAGDELVVTIYATPRATASFTLVGLNQNNPISTNEIDSGVYEGRYTIRRNDGQNGQTRAKLVATISRQGIRPITQELNQVIAINTNNYPDNNPGNNNYGTLQPQITNVNNNDFINLPVNLVGQTLPNANVRVIVEALRSVGGIIDISQPIFNNTVRANQRGRFNVNIPGSSNLTSGTRYRVRMTATNRENNQSQSSELLLRQQ; encoded by the coding sequence ATGTCTAAATTTAGCAACAGCATCTTAGCAGCCTCTACCCTAGGGGCATTAATGTATGTACCCCAAGTCTTAGCTCAATCTTCTAACTTTAATGATATTCGAGGATATTGGGCAGAACAGTACGTCACTTCCTTAGCCGATCGCAGTATTATCGGTGGATTTCCCGATGGGACGTTTAAGCCAAGTGCAGATATTACCCGGGCGCAGTTTGCGGCGATCGCTGTTAAAGCTTTTAACCTATCTTCTAGCTCAAATAACAGTAATTTTAACGATGTTTCCCCGAATTATTGGGCAAGTTCTGCCATTAGTGCAGTGAGTAATTCTGGCTTAGTAACTGGATTTCCCGATGGTACCTTCCGCCCTGAAGATCGGATTACGAGAGCTCAAGCTTTAGTGATTTTGGCAAAGGCACTGGGCAATAGATTTAGCCCTAACCCCAATGAACTTAACCGCTATTCCGATCGCGATGCCGTTCCTGATTGGGCAGCAGATAGTGTATCCAAAGCCGCTAGCGCCCGAATTATTGCTAATTTCCCTGATTCCAGCCGCATTGCCCCCAATAACCTAGCTACCCGTGGGGAAGTTGCTGCCTTGATCTATCAAACTATTTTCCGATTGGGCGATCGCAATTTACCAGCAATTACCATTGGGACATTAGACTCTAGTTCTGTGCCTGTAACATCTAACTTAAATATCAACAGAATTGAAACTAATATCAACTCTCGCCAAGTTTTATCTGCTGGGGATGAACTAGTGGTAACCATCTATGCTACACCAAGAGCTACTGCTAGCTTCACACTGGTCGGACTAAATCAAAATAACCCTATCTCTACGAATGAAATTGATAGTGGTGTGTATGAAGGACGCTATACAATTCGGCGCAATGATGGTCAAAATGGGCAAACAAGAGCCAAACTAGTGGCAACTATTTCTAGACAAGGAATAAGACCTATTACCCAAGAACTAAATCAGGTGATCGCCATTAATACCAATAATTACCCTGATAACAACCCTGGCAATAATAATTATGGGACTTTACAGCCGCAAATTACCAATGTCAATAACAATGACTTCATCAACCTACCTGTTAATCTCGTTGGACAAACTCTTCCCAATGCCAATGTGCGTGTAATAGTTGAGGCTCTTAGGTCTGTGGGTGGAATTATCGATATTTCTCAGCCCATATTCAATAACACAGTTCGTGCTAATCAAAGAGGGCGATTTAACGTCAATATACCTGGGTCTAGCAATCTAACCTCAGGGACTCGTTATCGGGTGCGGATGACAGCAACTAATCGCGAAAATAATCAATCCCAAAGCTCCGAGCTACTTTTAAGGCAGCAGTAA
- a CDS encoding TMEM14 family protein, protein MNLSVIATIAYGVLAIAGGVMGYVKSQSQASLISGIISGALLLVASIVQLSGQDWGKYLVVAIAAALVVVFIVRLAKTQKFMPAGIMIIAGVATLGAVLL, encoded by the coding sequence ATGAACTTAAGTGTAATTGCCACAATTGCCTATGGTGTGCTTGCGATCGCTGGTGGGGTCATGGGCTATGTTAAAAGTCAAAGTCAGGCTTCTTTAATTTCAGGCATTATTAGTGGTGCCTTGCTTCTAGTTGCGAGTATAGTGCAGTTAAGTGGGCAGGATTGGGGTAAGTATTTAGTCGTGGCGATCGCGGCTGCATTGGTGGTGGTATTTATCGTCCGTCTTGCTAAAACTCAGAAGTTTATGCCCGCAGGTATAATGATCATTGCTGGTGTGGCAACGTTAGGGGCAGTACTGCTCTAG
- a CDS encoding isochorismate synthase MenF, whose amino-acid sequence MRSLDLTPISQAISYTLSQAKSLGQSVVLSYSWDYGESEQTSADALLAMAGVGEYKFYWQQQSLTLAAIGVVAQLELTPNLNRFEAAQLFCQNYLNHSVTRGETCLGYIPTYALGGFAFHDHSQNSWQGFPNARLFIPQWLIQKQDNSPLVITLNCCIYPHDDFHKLEKLICQRVLEFPNLGESDTSANNHQPNSNSDQNPVQSLEEVTGDRPWTEIVEQAVNLIKKGKLEKIVLARALDVHSLAHPIEVLNSLRCSYPECISFLLNFGMTSFVGATPEILLQFQGDDFGNLQLKSDAIAGSTRRGLSTSEDILLGNLLLASLKDRYEHEIVIRSICDRLQNLGVDLQPLSPPQLKRLRNVQHLYTEIKGKLADCPWLKSFEILGQLHPTAAVGGEPQDISVQLIQASEACDRGWYAAPIGWVNSNGAGVFAVGIRSGYINGETARIYAGAGIVADSDIASELGETAIKFEALLRALKFS is encoded by the coding sequence ATGCGATCGCTTGATTTAACACCTATTTCACAGGCGATCTCTTATACCCTTAGTCAAGCTAAATCCCTAGGTCAGTCCGTAGTATTGTCCTATTCTTGGGACTATGGTGAATCTGAGCAAACTTCTGCTGATGCTCTGTTAGCTATGGCTGGAGTCGGAGAATATAAATTTTATTGGCAACAGCAATCCTTAACCCTAGCAGCGATCGGAGTAGTCGCCCAACTCGAACTAACGCCTAATCTTAATAGGTTTGAAGCAGCACAGTTATTTTGCCAGAACTATCTGAATCATTCTGTAACTAGAGGTGAAACCTGCCTAGGCTATATTCCCACCTATGCCTTAGGAGGATTTGCCTTTCACGATCACTCCCAAAATAGTTGGCAGGGGTTTCCCAATGCTAGGTTGTTTATCCCCCAGTGGTTAATCCAAAAGCAGGATAATTCACCCTTAGTTATTACCTTAAATTGTTGTATTTATCCCCATGATGATTTCCATAAATTAGAAAAACTAATCTGTCAGAGGGTTTTAGAATTTCCTAACCTAGGGGAGAGCGACACAAGTGCTAATAACCACCAACCAAACTCTAATTCCGATCAGAACCCAGTGCAGAGTCTGGAGGAGGTCACAGGCGATCGCCCTTGGACAGAAATTGTCGAACAAGCAGTGAATCTAATTAAGAAAGGAAAATTAGAAAAAATTGTACTGGCAAGAGCCTTAGATGTTCATTCGCTGGCGCATCCAATCGAAGTATTGAATTCCTTACGATGTAGCTATCCTGAGTGCATTTCTTTTTTATTAAATTTTGGGATGACTAGCTTTGTGGGGGCAACGCCAGAAATATTATTGCAGTTTCAAGGTGATGACTTTGGTAATTTACAACTTAAAAGTGATGCGATCGCTGGCTCAACCCGCCGAGGATTATCCACATCTGAAGATATACTTTTAGGAAATTTGCTCCTTGCAAGTTTGAAAGATCGCTACGAACATGAAATTGTGATCAGATCAATATGCGATCGCCTGCAAAACCTAGGTGTGGACTTACAACCATTATCACCACCCCAACTAAAGCGATTAAGAAATGTGCAGCACCTTTATACGGAAATTAAAGGCAAATTAGCGGATTGCCCTTGGCTCAAAAGTTTTGAAATTTTAGGTCAGCTTCATCCCACAGCCGCAGTAGGAGGAGAACCTCAAGATATATCCGTCCAGTTAATTCAGGCTTCCGAAGCTTGCGATCGCGGTTGGTATGCAGCTCCGATCGGGTGGGTTAATAGCAATGGTGCAGGCGTATTTGCCGTGGGTATTCGTTCAGGCTATATTAACGGTGAGACTGCTCGTATTTATGCAGGGGCGGGAATAGTTGCCGATTCTGATATTGCCTCGGAACTGGGGGAAACGGCGATTAAGTTTGAGGCTTTGTTACGAGCGTTAAAGTTCTCTTAA
- a CDS encoding transglutaminase domain-containing protein, producing the protein MVSLPSVIHPVGAYTLYGLVWQSDYAIALDAYQGHLLKIDPRTEGSTILNVYNSKLFADGTGIAITGEILWLAQGNTIYYCNMDDFDLQPFIQLPEEIHGIAVSDGAVYVSSHAVNKIFVFGRATRGLIRVIDAPGIGEEGLTIHNGDLWVCDRQEETVYCMDTKTGEIKQRALTPFANPLGIAFHGDQPYVVYTGDEHYIRDNPNDPIPLSVAIRDRTFIHRLEIIPHHGKPRYTLSNGYLVEMIYLEETACEDPQDVHNLTWRIALPDDTDRQKVISTEAIGMPFEENIVNGQRIAVFKIGELRAEEARMFGWKATLELRGIKYEINYDEVDNAPPLSPELQAEYLIDDDGLGMDIQAIKDAAREAVGNEHNILKKMLLIREYVYDKLEYRMIPYISTPDEVIARGTASCGEYVGLLLALARLNGIACRTVGRYKCPPVADQQNIPLVQYYNHVWVEFYIPGIGWLPMESNPDDTGDRPYPTRWFMGLPWYHVEIGKGVTFETIRPQPFSIGELALNHVRFKILREL; encoded by the coding sequence ATGGTAAGTTTACCTTCCGTAATTCATCCTGTTGGTGCCTATACTCTCTATGGTTTGGTGTGGCAGTCTGACTATGCGATCGCTCTAGATGCTTATCAGGGGCATTTATTGAAAATTGATCCCCGCACTGAAGGTTCGACGATTCTGAATGTCTATAATTCCAAACTCTTTGCCGATGGTACAGGTATAGCAATTACGGGTGAGATTTTATGGTTGGCTCAAGGTAATACCATCTATTACTGCAACATGGATGATTTTGACCTACAGCCCTTTATCCAACTGCCAGAGGAAATTCATGGGATTGCCGTATCCGATGGCGCCGTATATGTCAGTTCCCATGCGGTTAATAAAATTTTTGTATTTGGTCGTGCTACTAGGGGCTTGATTCGTGTCATTGATGCACCAGGAATTGGGGAAGAAGGATTAACCATTCATAATGGTGATCTGTGGGTGTGCGATCGCCAAGAAGAAACAGTTTATTGCATGGATACTAAAACAGGGGAAATTAAGCAACGTGCCTTGACTCCCTTTGCGAATCCTTTGGGGATTGCCTTTCACGGTGATCAACCCTATGTGGTTTATACGGGTGATGAACATTATATTCGGGATAATCCCAATGATCCGATTCCTTTGTCTGTGGCGATTCGCGATCGCACCTTTATTCATCGCTTAGAAATTATTCCCCATCACGGTAAACCTCGCTACACGCTCTCCAATGGCTATTTGGTGGAGATGATCTACTTAGAGGAAACCGCCTGTGAAGACCCCCAAGATGTGCATAATCTGACTTGGCGGATTGCCTTACCCGATGATACTGATCGGCAAAAAGTGATTTCCACCGAAGCGATCGGCATGCCCTTTGAAGAAAATATAGTGAATGGGCAGAGAATTGCCGTATTTAAGATTGGGGAACTGCGAGCTGAAGAAGCAAGAATGTTTGGTTGGAAGGCAACCCTAGAACTGCGAGGGATTAAATACGAAATTAATTATGATGAAGTTGATAATGCCCCGCCGCTATCGCCCGAACTACAAGCGGAATATTTAATTGATGATGATGGCTTGGGGATGGATATACAGGCAATCAAAGATGCGGCAAGGGAAGCAGTGGGCAATGAGCATAATATCTTAAAAAAGATGCTGCTGATTCGGGAATATGTGTACGATAAGTTGGAATATCGCATGATTCCCTACATTAGTACCCCCGATGAAGTAATTGCCAGAGGAACAGCCTCCTGTGGAGAGTATGTGGGTTTACTTTTAGCATTAGCTCGTCTGAATGGAATTGCCTGTCGCACCGTAGGCAGATATAAATGCCCGCCCGTTGCCGATCAGCAGAATATACCTTTAGTGCAGTATTACAATCATGTGTGGGTAGAGTTTTATATTCCTGGTATTGGTTGGTTGCCGATGGAATCTAATCCTGATGATACTGGCGATCGCCCCTACCCTACCCGTTGGTTTATGGGATTACCTTGGTACCATGTGGAAATTGGTAAAGGTGTTACCTTTGAAACGATTCGCCCTCAACCCTTCTCTATTGGCGAGTTAGCTTTAAACCATGTGCGCTTTAAGATTTTAAGAGAACTTTAA
- the hisH gene encoding imidazole glycerol phosphate synthase subunit HisH, translating to MTAIAVIDYDIGNLHSACKGIEKAGAEPIITSDPKIIANADGVVLPGVGAFDHCMQNLRGHNLELPVKNAIASGKPFLGICVGMQILFEGSEEGQESGLGIISGRVQRFKAEPQITIPHMGWNQLNITQPNCHLWQDLPKHPWMYFVHSYFAVPSDISVVAAYTQHGSQNATAAIAINNLMAVQFHPEKSSEMGIKVLSNFVDFVRQQ from the coding sequence GTGACTGCGATTGCTGTAATTGACTATGATATTGGCAACCTGCATTCTGCTTGCAAGGGCATAGAAAAGGCGGGGGCAGAGCCAATTATTACTTCTGACCCTAAAATAATTGCCAATGCTGATGGTGTAGTCCTGCCTGGAGTAGGTGCATTTGATCACTGTATGCAAAACCTCCGAGGACACAATTTAGAGTTGCCAGTTAAAAATGCGATCGCCTCTGGCAAGCCATTTCTAGGAATTTGTGTCGGTATGCAAATTCTATTTGAAGGTAGTGAAGAAGGACAAGAATCGGGCTTAGGCATAATCTCAGGTAGGGTGCAAAGATTTAAAGCTGAACCCCAAATTACGATTCCCCACATGGGTTGGAACCAATTAAACATCACTCAGCCCAATTGCCACCTGTGGCAGGATTTACCCAAACATCCGTGGATGTATTTTGTCCATTCCTATTTTGCTGTACCAAGTGATATTTCTGTAGTTGCCGCATATACCCAGCATGGGAGTCAAAACGCCACCGCAGCGATCGCTATAAATAACCTAATGGCAGTACAGTTTCATCCCGAAAAATCCTCTGAAATGGGAATCAAGGTACTTAGTAACTTTGTAGATTTTGTCCGTCAGCAATAA
- a CDS encoding ribonuclease H-like domain-containing protein, whose product MIPSFQVFDNDINLDTLNYYLNCEAIAVDTETMGLIPRRDRLCLIQICDDQDHVTVVRISQELAQNIKSAPLIQQLMEASNVTKVFHYARFDICTLRVHLGITTNPIFCTKIASKLARTYSSRHGLKEVVKELEQIELDKSAGSSDWGSTYELSDQQLKYAANDVRYLVSVKNKLTKMLVREGRYELAQKSFGYLHTLVELDLLGYEDLFSHQ is encoded by the coding sequence ATGATTCCAAGTTTTCAGGTTTTTGATAACGATATTAATCTTGATACCCTTAATTACTATCTAAATTGTGAGGCGATCGCTGTAGATACGGAAACTATGGGATTAATTCCCCGCCGCGATCGATTGTGTTTAATCCAGATTTGTGATGATCAAGATCATGTGACAGTGGTACGCATTTCTCAAGAATTAGCACAGAACATTAAGTCGGCACCGCTGATTCAGCAGCTTATGGAAGCAAGTAATGTCACCAAGGTATTTCACTATGCCAGATTTGACATCTGTACTCTTAGAGTCCACTTAGGCATCACTACTAATCCTATTTTCTGTACAAAGATTGCTAGTAAACTTGCCCGTACCTATAGCAGCCGCCACGGACTAAAGGAAGTAGTCAAAGAACTAGAGCAAATTGAATTAGATAAAAGTGCTGGTTCTTCAGATTGGGGAAGTACCTACGAGCTTTCTGATCAGCAATTAAAATATGCCGCCAATGATGTGCGTTACTTAGTCTCAGTTAAAAATAAATTAACTAAGATGCTAGTGCGTGAAGGTCGCTATGAGTTGGCACAAAAGAGTTTTGGCTACCTGCATACCCTTGTTGAGCTAGATTTATTGGGTTATGAGGATTTATTTTCCCATCAGTAA
- a CDS encoding DUF427 domain-containing protein, protein MFNPFNQIVNKPIPIPPQQGQESVWDYPRPPRLEDTSKLIEIVCNGVVIAKTNKAKRVLETSHPPVYYISPEDIVMEYVIPASGTSFCEWKGLAIYYSVKVNGKLLEKVAWSYPEPTEAFSSIKDYIAFYPAPMDGCYVNGEKVTPQPGGFYGGWITSDIVGPFKGDRSSMGW, encoded by the coding sequence ATGTTTAATCCCTTTAATCAAATAGTTAATAAACCCATACCCATTCCACCGCAGCAAGGACAGGAATCAGTGTGGGATTATCCCCGTCCACCTCGATTAGAAGATACATCAAAGCTCATTGAAATTGTTTGTAATGGGGTAGTGATCGCCAAGACAAATAAAGCTAAACGAGTCCTAGAAACAAGTCATCCGCCTGTGTACTACATTTCGCCTGAAGATATTGTTATGGAGTACGTAATCCCAGCATCAGGGACAAGTTTTTGTGAATGGAAAGGACTTGCTATTTACTACAGCGTTAAAGTTAACGGTAAACTCCTCGAAAAAGTAGCATGGAGCTATCCCGAACCCACAGAAGCATTTAGCAGTATTAAAGATTACATTGCTTTCTACCCCGCCCCGATGGATGGCTGTTATGTAAACGGAGAGAAAGTTACACCGCAACCAGGGGGATTTTATGGCGGTTGGATTACCAGTGATATTGTTGGTCCTTTTAAGGGTGATCGCAGTTCAATGGGTTGGTAG